A genomic segment from Deinococcus sp. YIM 77859 encodes:
- a CDS encoding response regulator produces the protein MHASDPSLTARPPIEILLVEDSEPDVLLTQEAFADARVPNRLHVVRDGVEALRFLHREGEYAQAPRPDVILLDINMPRKNGLEVLAEIKGNPALATIPVVMLTTSQSEDDVRGSYTRHANGYVVKPVGFENFLSAIRAFEDFWMTFVRFPPRA, from the coding sequence ATGCACGCATCCGACCCCTCCCTGACCGCCCGGCCCCCGATCGAGATCCTGCTCGTCGAGGACAGCGAACCCGACGTGCTGCTGACCCAAGAAGCGTTCGCCGATGCCCGCGTTCCCAACCGGCTGCACGTGGTTCGTGACGGCGTCGAGGCGCTGCGCTTCCTGCACCGCGAGGGCGAGTACGCCCAGGCCCCGCGGCCAGACGTTATCCTCCTCGACATCAACATGCCCCGCAAAAACGGTCTGGAGGTGTTGGCTGAGATCAAGGGCAACCCCGCCCTCGCCACCATTCCCGTCGTGATGCTCACCACCAGCCAATCAGAAGACGACGTACGGGGCTCCTACACCCGCCACGCCAATGGGTACGTGGTTAAGCCTGTTGGTTTCGAGAACTTCCTCTCGGCCATCCGCGCCTTTGAGGACTTCTGGATGACTTTTGTGCGCTTTCCTCCCCGCGCCTAG